The window GCGGCCGGTTCACCTTTACGGACCGCCGCGATGGGCAGGATGTCGAACATGTCGGCGAATATCTCGAGATCGACCGCCCGTCGCGCCTCGTCTTCACCTTCGCCGTGCCGCTTTACAGCGAACAGTACGATCTTGTGACGATCGATATCCGCCGCCTCGACAAGGGCTGCGAATTGACGCTCACCAACGAGATGTCGCCGGAAATCTTCGAGGAATGGGGCGAGCAGACCCGCGGTGGCTGGACGAAGATGCTCGGTGCGCTCGACGCTTTGCTGGCCTGAGGAGTGCGATGATGCCCGATAGAAATTCCGATGGACAAGGCAGGATCGTCGAGCGTGGAACGGTGCGCATCGAGCGCCTTCTGCCCGGCCCTGCCGACCGCGTCTGGACCTATCTGACGCAATCGCAGATGCGCCGGCAATGGCTGGCCGTTGGTGAGATGGAACCGCGCGTCGGCGGCAGGGTCGAACACCTCTTCCGTCATGCGGAACTGTCGGCGGAACCCACGCCGGAACGCTATCGCAAGTTCGACGACAGTCCGGCCATGTTCGGTGAAGTCACCCAATGGGACCCGCCGCGGGTGCTCGCCTATACATGGCCGGGCGACGACGGATCGAGCGAGGTGACGTTCGAGCTCTTTCCCGAACAGGGCGAGGTCCTGCTGATCCTCACCCACCGCAGGCTCCCCGACACCGGGACGATGGTCAGCGTCGCGAGCGGCTGGGATTCCCATGTCGGCATCTTGATCGACCGGCTCAAGGGCACGGAACCGCGCGGGTTCTGGTCGACGCATGAGCGGCTCGAACAGCGCTATCTCGAGACGTTCGCGGCCACGACTGCTGATGGGACTAAGCCTGAGCATGTGGTGAGGCTGGAGCGTGTGTTCGACGCATCGCCCGAGGCGCTCTACGCGGCATGGACGGATCTCGACCTCATGCGGCGTTGGCTCGGGCGATCGGTTGACGCGGATGTCCGGGTGGGCGGGCGCTTCCGCATCGAAAGCGACGGCGACGAGGGCGAAGTCTATATCCACAGCGGCGAATATCTCGCGCTTGAGCCGGGAAAGCTCGTCAAGCAGACCTTTGTCGCCGAGGGGCACGATCCCTACCCATACGCCGACGAGTTCATCGCAATCTCGTTTCGCGCCTTGCCTGACGGAGACACGCAGTTGACGCTTGTCAACGGATGGAATGGCGACGGACCGGGCGAGGATGGCGCCGAACTGGTTCGGCAAGGCTGGACGCTGTGGCTCGATCTGCTCGACGGCATGTTCGAACGAAGCCCTGAACTGAGGAGAACAACATGAGCACGACGTTTTCGGGCGGACGCAACATCGCGATGAAGGTGCCGCCGCATCAGTATGATGAAACGGTGCGCTTCTATCGCCACGTCATCGGCCTCGAACCGGTGAGGGGGCACGAGCCTGCGATCGGCTTCGTCTTCGGTGCGAACCAGCTCTGGATCGACCGCGCGCCCGGCATGAGCCAGGCCGAGCTCTGGCTGGAGATCGTCACCGACGACAAGGATGCAGCCGCCGATCATCTGAAGGCCGAAGGCGTCGTGCGCTGCGACGAGATCGAGCCGCTCGGACCGGATTTTCGCGGCTTCTGGGTGTCCAGCCCGGCGTCGATCATCCACCTCGTCGACGAGAAAGCCGGCGCGTGGTGAGGCAGTTCAAGGAGGAACACCGATGATACGCTGCAATCTGTCGTCCGTCATGGTGCTCGACCAGCAGGTGGCCGAGGACTTTTATGTCGGAAAGCTGGGCTTCGTGAAGAAGCATGACATCCCGGCCGGCGGCGCGCGCTGGCTGACGGTGCAGGCCCCCGACGGCTCCGGTGTCGAGCTTCTGCTGGAACCGGCGGGAATGGATTTTGCCCGCGAATATCAGAAGACGCTGTACGAAAAGGGCATTCCGCTCACGCAACTCGGCTGCGATGATGTGAAGGCCGAATATGCGCGATTGACCAAGCTCGGCGTCGCGTTTCGCGGCGAGCCCGCTACGCCGGGACCGGGTGTCCCGCTGATGGCGACGCTCGAAGATGGCTGCGGAAACCTGATCCTGCTGGTCGAGGGTTGATCGCTATTCGCCTGCCAGCCGCCGGTAGTGAACCAGCGCGGCATCCCTGAAATTGCCGCGGGCGGTTTCGCGAAAGCCGAGGCGGGATGCCAGCCGCATGGACGCGGTGTTGCGCGCGTCGATGACACAGCTTTGCGGCGTTTCATAATGGTTTCTATCGGCCCAGTCGAGCGCTGCACGCATCGCTTCGCCGGCCAGCCCTTTGCCCTGTGCTGATGGGAGCAGTGCCCAGCCGGCTTCGCTGGTCCCGTCGAGCGAGGGTTCGATGACGCGTTTGACGTCCATCAGTCCAGCTTCGCCGATCAGTCGGCCGGTCTGCCTGTCTTCGATGATCCAGAAGCCGTAGCCGATTATCTCCCACATGCCGCGAAACCGCATGATGCGACCCCAGCAATCCTGCCGGTCCAGCGGCTTGCCGGAAATGAACCTGACCACATCGTCCTGCGACCAGAGACATGTGTAGTCGGCAAGGTCCTCGGTGCGATGTTCGCGGAGTATGAGGCGCTCGGTTTCGAGAACCGGGATTCGGCTTGGCCTGCCCTGAAAATTCATCCAAGGCGCTCGGCAATCAATGCCGCCAGCTTTTCTGCGACATCCGTCTTGGACATCTCCGGCCAGAGTTCCGCACCCGCTTCCGACACGATCGTCACCCGGTTGCGATCGCCGCCCATCACGCCCGACGCATTGATGCCGCTGTCGTGGGAGACGTCGTTGGCGACGATGATGTCGGCGCCCTTGCGGGCGAGCTTGGCCTTCGCATGATCGGTCACGGCCTGCGTTTCGGCGGCGAAGCCGATCACCAGCTTTGGCCGCTGCACATGATGTCCGATCGTGGCGAGGATGTCCGGGTTTTCGATCATCTGGAGCGCGGGCGGTCCCTTGCCCGCCTCCTTCTTGATCTTTTCGCCGCTCTCGCCATCCGTGCGCCAGTCCGCGACCGCCGCCACGAAGACGCCTGCATCGGCTGGAAGCTGGGCCTCGACGGCATCTTTCATCTGGCGCGCCGTATCCACGTGGATCGTCGTGACGCCGGCCGGATCGGCGATCGAAACCGGGCCGGAGACAAGGCGTACATCCGCGCCAAGCCGCGCCAGCGCCGCAGCGATCGCGTGTCCCTGCTTGCCCGAGGAACGGTTGGCGATGTAGCGCACCGGGTCGATCGGCTCGTGCGTCGGTCCCGACGTCATGACGATCCGTTTGCCGGCCAGCGGCTTCGGGCGATCGTCGAGCAGCGTCTCGATCGCCGCGACGATCTCCAGCGGTTCGGCCATGCGGCCTTCGCCTGCCTCGCCGCTCTCGGCCATCTCGCCGCGCTTCGGGCCGACGAACCGGATGCCGTCGGCCTTCAGCGTCTCTCGATTGCGCCGCGTTGCCGCATGGTCCCACATGCGCGGGTTCATGGCCGGCGCGATCAGCACCTGCTTGTCGGTCGCCATCAGCACGGTCGAGGCGAGGTCGTTGGCAAGCCCGTTGGCCATCTTGGCCATCAGATCGGCGGTTGCCGGCGCGACGACGACGAGATCGGCCTCACGCGACAGCCGGATATGGCCGATGTCGTGCTCGTCCTGCCGGTCGAACAGATCGCCGAAGACGTGGTCCGCGGACACCGCTCCGACCGCGAGCGGCGTGACGAACTCCTTCGCCGCGTTCGTCATCACGCACCGCACCGAGGCCCCACGCTCGCGCAGCCGTCGGATGAGATCGAGACACTTGTAGGCCGCGATGCCGCCACCGATGATCAGGAGTATGCGCTTGCCGGAAAGGGTCATGCGGTAGGCCCGTCTTCAGCGCCGGCTTCAGCGCCGGCTCGATGTCGGTATGAATGAAATCGTCGCCTTTGAACAGCGGTGACAGGTCATGCGAACCTCCAATGACCGGGCGGCGACGGAATCGTGAGGGATAAAAATGCCGGACTTTTCGAGACCGATCGCGTCGTTCTCGTGTCGTTGCATTCTCCATGGCCGGAGATTTATTGCTACAAAGACATCGAAATCCGCGGCCACTGCCGCCGTTGGCTCGACGATATGACGGCACGCGCGACGGTTCCAGCCTGCTCTGCGGATATTCTGAACCGCATCGAGCGACCACTCTCGATGCCTGGCGACCGGTAGAAGCCGAGGGGCATCCGGGGCGCTGCGATAGGCCAATCCGCCCGGTTATGGTAGCCAGTCGATTTACGAATCACAGGGAGTACAAACCGTGAGCGAGCCGACCGTGACTGAAGCGACCGACAACATTTATGCGTCGCTCCAATCAAACAATGCTGACATCGACGAGCATATAATGACCCTCAAGCGGGCACTGGCGCGCGAGGGTGCCAAAGATGCGGTTTTCGACCCGACCAAGCTGGCGCAAAACAATCGTTCGGGACGCAAGACGATGCAGGCCTATTTCAGACAGCGCGGTGTGATCGTGAAGTTTTCAGCCTAGCAGGATCACTTACGGTGTCGAAAACCGGACGTCGATTTTCGTCCGCCTCTTGCGGACTGGCCGCTTTCCACCGGTGACTTGAGTCGTAACGGCGGGGACAGAGATGCTCGAAACCTCCCTCTACGGTCCGGTGAAGGCTTTTCTGCAAGATCTGGGCTTTGTGGTCAAAGGCGAGATCGGTGGATGCGATCTCCTGGCGCTGAGCGAGGACTCCCCGCCGATTGTCGTCATCTGCGAGCTGAAACTGAAGTTCAATCTCGAACTCGTCCTGCAAGGGGTGGACCGGATGGCAGCCAGCGACGAGGTCTGGCTGGCCGCATGCATGTCGGCTCGCGGCAAAGGCCGCGAAAGCGATGCGCGGTTCCGCAACCTCTGCCGCCGCCTCGGCTTCGGTCTCCTGGG is drawn from Mesorhizobium sp. CAU 1732 and contains these coding sequences:
- a CDS encoding GNAT family N-acetyltransferase — translated: MNFQGRPSRIPVLETERLILREHRTEDLADYTCLWSQDDVVRFISGKPLDRQDCWGRIMRFRGMWEIIGYGFWIIEDRQTGRLIGEAGLMDVKRVIEPSLDGTSEAGWALLPSAQGKGLAGEAMRAALDWADRNHYETPQSCVIDARNTASMRLASRLGFRETARGNFRDAALVHYRRLAGE
- the coaBC gene encoding bifunctional phosphopantothenoylcysteine decarboxylase/phosphopantothenate--cysteine ligase CoaBC, which encodes MTLSGKRILLIIGGGIAAYKCLDLIRRLRERGASVRCVMTNAAKEFVTPLAVGAVSADHVFGDLFDRQDEHDIGHIRLSREADLVVVAPATADLMAKMANGLANDLASTVLMATDKQVLIAPAMNPRMWDHAATRRNRETLKADGIRFVGPKRGEMAESGEAGEGRMAEPLEIVAAIETLLDDRPKPLAGKRIVMTSGPTHEPIDPVRYIANRSSGKQGHAIAAALARLGADVRLVSGPVSIADPAGVTTIHVDTARQMKDAVEAQLPADAGVFVAAVADWRTDGESGEKIKKEAGKGPPALQMIENPDILATIGHHVQRPKLVIGFAAETQAVTDHAKAKLARKGADIIVANDVSHDSGINASGVMGGDRNRVTIVSEAGAELWPEMSKTDVAEKLAALIAERLG
- a CDS encoding SRPBCC domain-containing protein produces the protein MPDRNSDGQGRIVERGTVRIERLLPGPADRVWTYLTQSQMRRQWLAVGEMEPRVGGRVEHLFRHAELSAEPTPERYRKFDDSPAMFGEVTQWDPPRVLAYTWPGDDGSSEVTFELFPEQGEVLLILTHRRLPDTGTMVSVASGWDSHVGILIDRLKGTEPRGFWSTHERLEQRYLETFAATTADGTKPEHVVRLERVFDASPEALYAAWTDLDLMRRWLGRSVDADVRVGGRFRIESDGDEGEVYIHSGEYLALEPGKLVKQTFVAEGHDPYPYADEFIAISFRALPDGDTQLTLVNGWNGDGPGEDGAELVRQGWTLWLDLLDGMFERSPELRRTT
- a CDS encoding VOC family protein yields the protein MIRCNLSSVMVLDQQVAEDFYVGKLGFVKKHDIPAGGARWLTVQAPDGSGVELLLEPAGMDFAREYQKTLYEKGIPLTQLGCDDVKAEYARLTKLGVAFRGEPATPGPGVPLMATLEDGCGNLILLVEG
- a CDS encoding SRPBCC domain-containing protein, with product MTAPQTRSLVITRRFDASAERVFDAWLDPATARRWLFSGEGGEMVRAEVDARVGGRFTFTDRRDGQDVEHVGEYLEIDRPSRLVFTFAVPLYSEQYDLVTIDIRRLDKGCELTLTNEMSPEIFEEWGEQTRGGWTKMLGALDALLA